A single Thermus hydrothermalis DNA region contains:
- a CDS encoding prepilin-type N-terminal cleavage/methylation domain-containing protein, translating into MRRAFTLLEVLLSLAILGLLLSAMLATTQSTLRLERTQRALALLSEELSLTAMVLAREASLAGYRLETGTPLVLSGSLLLRFLCDDGMEIYCSSESMGKVRTVGYAFRDGTLYWGTCTGEACAPTLNQPVMDGVEAFRLAYRSGGSWASGNLSVTLSQGGANPKVEALALYLAARSPWRTGARPFTPGSQVDWEKAPGLGRDLLLSGYSPPQDGHPRAERLVVVAMPNLVR; encoded by the coding sequence ATGAGGCGCGCCTTTACCCTCCTGGAAGTCCTCCTAAGCCTTGCCATCCTGGGCCTCCTCCTCAGCGCGATGCTTGCCACCACCCAGAGCACCCTGCGGCTTGAGCGCACCCAGCGGGCCCTGGCCCTACTGAGCGAGGAGCTTTCCCTCACCGCTATGGTCCTCGCCCGGGAAGCCTCCCTGGCGGGCTACCGCCTGGAAACGGGCACACCCCTCGTCCTCTCCGGTAGCCTCCTCCTCCGCTTCCTCTGCGACGACGGCATGGAGATCTATTGCTCCAGCGAGAGCATGGGCAAGGTCCGCACCGTGGGGTACGCGTTTCGGGATGGGACCCTTTACTGGGGAACCTGCACCGGCGAGGCCTGCGCCCCCACCCTCAACCAGCCCGTGATGGACGGGGTGGAGGCCTTCCGGCTGGCCTACCGTTCGGGAGGAAGCTGGGCGAGCGGGAACCTTAGCGTCACCCTTTCCCAAGGGGGAGCGAACCCCAAGGTGGAAGCCCTAGCTCTCTACCTGGCCGCCCGCTCCCCCTGGCGCACGGGGGCAAGGCCCTTCACCCCGGGAAGCCAAGTGGACTGGGAGAAGGCTCCCGGCCTAGGCCGGGATCTACTCCTCTCCGGCTATAGCCCTCCCCAGGACGGCCACCCCCGGGCGGAGCGGCTCGTGGTGGTAGCCATGCCCAACCTGGTGCGTTGA
- a CDS encoding prepilin yields the protein MGVKGLSLLEVLLAVVLLSMVSLAFLGLQVTSLRASQSGRLTQALVREAENLLASMRANPGNIEALCRDTLSLTTATARCTYTPCAAKADGTLECPATGTAHAFRVVLEVPKDSPRLTLETVVYRP from the coding sequence GTGGGTGTTAAAGGGCTCTCCCTTTTGGAGGTCCTCTTGGCCGTGGTCCTGTTGTCCATGGTAAGCCTCGCCTTCCTCGGCCTGCAGGTCACCAGCCTCAGGGCTTCCCAAAGCGGTCGGCTGACCCAGGCCCTGGTGCGCGAGGCGGAAAACCTCCTGGCAAGCATGCGGGCCAACCCGGGAAACATAGAGGCCCTCTGCCGGGATACCCTCTCCCTGACCACGGCCACCGCCCGGTGCACCTACACCCCCTGCGCCGCTAAGGCGGACGGCACCCTGGAATGCCCGGCCACCGGAACAGCCCACGCTTTCCGGGTGGTCCTCGAGGTCCCCAAGGACTCCCCCCGCCTGACCCTGGAAACGGTGGTCTATCGGCCATGA
- a CDS encoding GspH/FimT family protein encodes MKNFSSIKCRGLTLLELLVVLALLGLLLGLGGAWWFREREGLLLAELRSFLERGRTEAIRRGEMVAVVAEGDGLLACLDLDRNGTCQGNPLLARFRPGLGARVELHTGFQPGLRFNALGRPHTGVRVALWMGSQRVLLCVSIGGRVRETPNASC; translated from the coding sequence ATGAAAAATTTCAGCTCCATAAAATGCCGAGGGCTCACCCTCCTGGAGCTCCTGGTGGTCTTGGCCCTTCTGGGCCTCCTCTTGGGCCTAGGAGGGGCTTGGTGGTTCCGGGAAAGGGAAGGCCTCCTGCTCGCCGAGCTGCGGTCTTTCCTGGAAAGGGGGCGAACGGAGGCCATCCGGCGGGGAGAGATGGTGGCGGTGGTGGCGGAGGGAGACGGGCTGCTTGCCTGCCTAGACCTGGACCGAAACGGGACCTGCCAAGGAAACCCGCTTCTCGCCCGCTTCCGGCCAGGCTTGGGGGCAAGGGTAGAGCTCCACACGGGTTTCCAACCCGGCCTCCGCTTCAACGCCCTAGGCCGGCCCCACACTGGGGTGCGGGTAGCCCTGTGGATGGGTTCCCAACGTGTCCTTCTCTGCGTGTCCATAGGGGGGAGGGTGCGGGAAACCCCAAACGCCAGTTGCTGA
- a CDS encoding thiolase family protein, whose protein sequence is MQPVYIVSAARTPIGKFGGALKDVSPVELGAHAMRAALERAGVEGKELDLYVFGNVLRAGHGQLLPRQAALRAGIPKEVDGYQVDMVCASGMMATLNAFQFLRTGEARLALAGGMESMSQAGFYLSHRARWGYKFLLGSPESLQDILLRDGLSDPFTGEAMGEQAERLAQDYGVRREEIDEAAYLSHKRAAEATEKGFFAWEIAPMELPGKKGKVVVDKDEGIRPETTLESLAALKPAFKKDGVLTAGNSSQISDGAAALLLASEEAVKAHGLKPLARILGGAWVAGEPWRFPEAPVPAAKRLLDRLGMRVEDFGLFENNEAFALNNVLFSRLLKVPYERLNVFGGAVALGHPIGASGARILVTLLNALRVKGEERGLAAICHGTGGSVAFALEMV, encoded by the coding sequence ATGCAACCGGTCTACATCGTTTCCGCAGCCCGCACCCCCATCGGCAAGTTCGGGGGAGCGCTCAAGGACGTAAGCCCGGTGGAGCTCGGGGCCCACGCCATGCGGGCGGCCCTGGAGCGGGCCGGGGTGGAGGGGAAGGAGCTGGACCTCTACGTCTTCGGCAACGTGCTCAGGGCGGGGCACGGGCAGCTTCTCCCCAGGCAGGCGGCCCTGAGGGCGGGCATCCCCAAGGAGGTGGACGGCTACCAGGTGGACATGGTCTGCGCCTCGGGGATGATGGCCACCTTGAACGCCTTCCAGTTCCTGCGCACGGGGGAGGCCCGCCTGGCCCTGGCCGGGGGGATGGAGTCCATGAGCCAGGCGGGGTTTTACCTCTCCCACCGGGCGAGGTGGGGGTACAAGTTCCTCCTGGGTTCGCCGGAAAGCCTCCAGGACATCCTCCTCCGGGACGGGCTTTCCGACCCCTTCACCGGCGAGGCCATGGGAGAGCAGGCGGAAAGGCTCGCCCAGGACTACGGGGTGCGCCGGGAGGAGATAGACGAGGCCGCCTACCTCTCCCACAAGCGGGCCGCCGAGGCCACGGAGAAGGGCTTTTTCGCCTGGGAGATCGCCCCCATGGAGCTCCCCGGGAAAAAGGGGAAGGTGGTGGTGGACAAGGACGAGGGCATCCGGCCCGAAACCACCCTGGAGTCCCTGGCCGCCCTAAAGCCCGCCTTCAAGAAGGACGGGGTCCTCACCGCCGGGAATAGCAGCCAGATCTCCGACGGGGCGGCGGCCCTGCTCCTCGCCTCGGAGGAGGCGGTGAAGGCCCACGGCCTAAAGCCCCTGGCCCGCATCCTGGGGGGGGCCTGGGTCGCCGGGGAGCCTTGGCGCTTCCCCGAGGCCCCTGTCCCGGCGGCCAAGCGCCTTTTGGACCGGCTTGGGATGCGGGTGGAGGACTTCGGCCTCTTTGAGAACAACGAGGCCTTCGCCCTGAATAACGTCCTCTTTAGCCGCCTCCTTAAGGTGCCCTACGAGCGGCTCAACGTCTTTGGGGGGGCGGTGGCCCTGGGCCACCCCATCGGGGCGAGCGGGGCCAGGATCCTGGTCACCCTCCTGAACGCCCTGCGGGTGAAGGGGGAGGAGCGGGGGCTTGCCGCCATCTGCCACGGCACCGGGGGGTCCGTGGCCTTCGCCCTGGAGATGGTCTAG
- a CDS encoding DUF503 domain-containing protein → MKAYLGLYTARLETPARSLKEKRALIKPALERLKARFPVSAARLYGLDAWGFEVVGFSVLGNDPAWVEETLREAARFLAQNGGFQVALEEYRLEAFELDGLL, encoded by the coding sequence ATGAAGGCGTACCTGGGTCTATACACGGCGCGGCTGGAAACCCCCGCCCGGAGCCTCAAGGAGAAGCGGGCCCTCATCAAGCCGGCCCTGGAAAGGCTCAAGGCCCGCTTCCCCGTTTCCGCCGCCAGGCTTTATGGCCTGGACGCCTGGGGGTTTGAGGTAGTGGGCTTTAGCGTCCTGGGCAACGACCCCGCCTGGGTGGAGGAAACCCTAAGGGAAGCCGCCCGCTTCCTGGCGCAAAACGGGGGCTTCCAGGTGGCCTTGGAGGAGTACCGCCTCGAGGCCTTTGAGCTGGACGGCCTCCTCTAG
- a CDS encoding BamA/OMP85 family outer membrane protein translates to MKRLLTLAFLGLLALAAPLKDVVVEGGDPVLQALARAALPFGVGDEPGDLEAARKAILATGYFRDVSVRLEGDVLKVVLTPYPPIAEVKVEGKAFPQETLLRFLEENFAIGKEAIYNPLRAQEAAQALAEAYRQNGFPFTPKVAVETKEQGSGILLTFRVEETPEVKEVRLEGVSLLPEADLLKLLEPLKGPFDFAKYQEALRGIAGRYERAGYRFSGPDLQESRLENGVLSVRVRELKVVRVEGEDLDLSGFPLKPGDYLNYSALLEGVQALSKGLSRVVNFSLVPEGEGVVVKLQVGPEGGVIQRVALSGNTAFPTETLLGLLRLKPGEVYTPALAQEDARRIASFYQEKGYEVADVRYRFQEGTFQLEVVELKIGGYRLEWQGGHRTQEEVILRELPKPGSLFSVQALRQGIARLMATGLLAEPPTVRLSPGEKEDEITVVLGLKEARTGLFQPAIGWSSLEGWSGSLTFKEINLFGLAHQAAVELSWIQNDARDNLSFSASYTIPWLYLDAGDLKEVRTSLSLSAYSVPVGNNILYDGSTDTGWQYTERRSGFGLSVARPFSKDLPNLRVSLGIAAQRLRYALEVYDGKAPCNPSAGPSDPAYCDGTGYKNVNLAQSLLPTPAWNLRLDTGLAYILVDNPRFRTQGYELNLSTGVGLSFPDTGGRQAYVPLVATGKTYFPLSEDRRHALALRLSAGTLLGSPPQSERFYLSGAGAEAFLLRGYDERKYSGLSFTTGSVEYRYDFNLAPQGGTNLYGIVFADAGLTDNTQGLKWGAGIGLQLDLDVFGVLLPSLRLDYAFSPEKPTGILHFRIGPMF, encoded by the coding sequence ATGAAGCGCCTCCTTACCCTAGCCTTCTTAGGCCTTCTGGCCCTGGCTGCCCCCCTAAAGGACGTGGTGGTGGAAGGGGGAGACCCCGTCCTCCAGGCCCTGGCCCGGGCCGCCCTGCCCTTTGGCGTGGGGGACGAGCCGGGGGATCTGGAAGCGGCCAGAAAAGCCATCCTGGCCACGGGCTACTTCCGGGACGTGTCGGTGCGCCTCGAGGGGGACGTCCTCAAGGTCGTCCTCACCCCCTACCCCCCCATCGCCGAGGTCAAGGTGGAGGGAAAGGCCTTCCCCCAAGAAACCCTCCTCCGCTTCCTGGAGGAGAACTTCGCCATCGGCAAGGAAGCCATCTACAACCCCTTGCGGGCCCAGGAGGCGGCCCAGGCCCTGGCGGAGGCCTACCGGCAAAACGGCTTCCCCTTCACCCCCAAGGTGGCGGTGGAAACCAAGGAACAAGGGAGCGGCATCCTCCTCACCTTCCGGGTGGAGGAAACCCCCGAGGTGAAGGAGGTGCGCCTGGAAGGGGTTTCCCTCCTGCCCGAGGCCGATCTCCTCAAGCTCCTGGAACCCCTCAAGGGCCCCTTTGACTTCGCCAAGTACCAGGAGGCCCTAAGGGGTATCGCCGGGCGCTACGAGCGGGCAGGCTACCGCTTTAGCGGCCCCGACCTTCAGGAAAGCCGCCTGGAAAACGGCGTCCTCAGCGTGCGGGTGCGGGAACTGAAGGTGGTACGGGTGGAAGGGGAGGACCTGGACCTCTCCGGCTTTCCCCTAAAGCCCGGGGACTACCTGAACTATAGCGCCCTCCTGGAAGGGGTGCAGGCCCTCTCCAAGGGGCTTTCCCGGGTGGTGAACTTCAGCCTGGTGCCGGAAGGGGAAGGGGTGGTGGTCAAGCTCCAGGTGGGGCCCGAAGGGGGCGTGATCCAGCGGGTGGCGCTTAGCGGCAACACCGCCTTCCCCACGGAAACCCTCCTCGGCCTCCTCCGCCTCAAGCCCGGGGAGGTCTACACCCCCGCCCTGGCCCAGGAGGACGCCCGGCGCATCGCCAGCTTCTACCAGGAAAAGGGCTACGAGGTGGCGGACGTGCGCTACCGCTTCCAGGAGGGCACCTTCCAGCTGGAGGTGGTGGAGCTCAAGATCGGGGGGTACCGCCTGGAGTGGCAGGGGGGCCACCGCACCCAGGAGGAGGTGATCCTGAGGGAGCTTCCCAAGCCGGGAAGCCTCTTCTCCGTACAAGCCCTCCGCCAAGGCATTGCCCGCCTCATGGCCACGGGGCTCCTCGCCGAGCCTCCCACCGTACGCCTCTCCCCTGGGGAGAAGGAGGATGAAATCACCGTGGTCCTTGGCCTCAAGGAGGCCCGCACCGGACTTTTCCAGCCCGCCATCGGCTGGAGCTCCTTAGAGGGCTGGTCGGGAAGCCTGACCTTCAAGGAAATCAACCTGTTCGGCCTAGCCCACCAGGCGGCGGTGGAGCTCTCTTGGATCCAGAACGATGCCAGGGATAACCTATCCTTCTCGGCTAGCTACACCATCCCCTGGCTTTACCTGGACGCAGGGGACCTCAAAGAGGTGCGCACCTCCCTCTCCCTAAGTGCCTACTCCGTCCCCGTAGGCAACAACATCCTCTACGATGGCAGTACGGATACGGGATGGCAGTACACGGAAAGGCGAAGCGGCTTCGGGTTAAGCGTTGCTCGGCCCTTCTCCAAAGATCTACCCAACCTCCGGGTTTCTTTAGGTATTGCCGCCCAAAGGCTTAGGTACGCCTTGGAGGTCTACGATGGAAAGGCCCCCTGTAACCCATCTGCCGGCCCTTCCGACCCTGCCTATTGCGACGGCACCGGATACAAGAACGTCAACCTCGCCCAAAGCCTCCTGCCCACACCCGCTTGGAACCTCCGCCTGGACACAGGCCTTGCCTATATCCTGGTGGATAACCCCCGCTTCCGCACCCAAGGGTACGAGCTAAACCTCTCCACAGGCGTCGGCCTCTCTTTCCCGGATACCGGAGGCCGGCAAGCCTACGTGCCCTTGGTGGCCACGGGGAAAACCTACTTCCCCCTTTCGGAAGACCGGCGCCACGCCCTGGCCCTCCGCCTCTCGGCGGGCACGCTGTTGGGTTCTCCTCCCCAAAGCGAACGCTTCTACCTTTCCGGAGCTGGAGCTGAAGCCTTCCTCCTCAGGGGATACGACGAGCGCAAGTATAGCGGCCTGTCCTTCACCACAGGCTCGGTGGAATACCGCTACGACTTCAACCTCGCGCCCCAAGGAGGAACGAACCTCTACGGCATCGTCTTTGCCGATGCGGGCCTCACCGACAACACCCAGGGCCTAAAGTGGGGAGCGGGCATCGGCCTGCAACTGGATTTGGATGTTTTTGGCGTTCTGCTCCCCTCCTTGCGGCTGGACTACGCCTTCAGCCCGGAGAAGCCCACGGGCATCCTGCACTTCCGCATCGGGCCCATGTTCTAA
- a CDS encoding purine-nucleoside phosphorylase, with the protein MAGMGVYEEIQEAVRYIRSKTDFTPEVGVVLGSGLGPLAEEVEKVAEIPYGEIPHFPLSTAPGHAGRLVLGHLEGKRVLVYQGRVHYYEGYGASEVVFPVRVGFFLGAKTFLLTSAAGGLNPRFRAGGIMLHLDYINFAGANPLRGPNDERLGPRFPVMFEAYDPGLIDLARRVARKQDLHLYEGVYAWFMGPSFASRAELRMLRELGADAIGMSTVPEVIALRHLGARVLGLSTITDMAVPEREHHATEEEVLRVAAETGPVFRRYVRGILAAL; encoded by the coding sequence ATGGCGGGGATGGGCGTCTACGAGGAAATCCAGGAGGCGGTTCGCTACATCCGGTCCAAGACGGACTTCACCCCCGAGGTGGGGGTGGTGTTGGGCTCGGGGCTTGGGCCCTTGGCGGAGGAGGTGGAGAAGGTGGCGGAGATCCCCTACGGGGAGATCCCCCACTTCCCCCTTTCCACCGCCCCCGGCCACGCCGGGCGGCTTGTTCTGGGGCACCTCGAGGGCAAGCGGGTGCTGGTCTACCAGGGCCGGGTCCACTACTACGAGGGGTATGGCGCCAGCGAGGTGGTCTTCCCCGTGCGGGTGGGCTTTTTCCTCGGGGCCAAGACCTTCCTCCTCACCTCCGCCGCCGGGGGGCTTAACCCCCGCTTCCGCGCCGGGGGGATTATGCTCCACCTGGACTACATCAACTTCGCCGGGGCAAACCCGCTAAGGGGCCCGAACGACGAGCGCTTAGGCCCCCGTTTCCCGGTGATGTTTGAGGCCTACGACCCCGGGCTGATAGACCTCGCCCGCCGGGTGGCCCGCAAGCAGGACCTCCACCTCTACGAGGGGGTCTATGCCTGGTTCATGGGGCCGAGCTTCGCCAGCCGGGCGGAGCTTAGGATGCTCCGGGAGCTCGGGGCGGACGCCATCGGTATGTCCACGGTGCCCGAGGTGATCGCCCTGAGGCACCTGGGGGCCAGGGTCTTGGGGCTTTCCACCATCACGGACATGGCCGTGCCCGAGCGGGAGCACCACGCCACGGAGGAGGAGGTCTTAAGGGTGGCGGCGGAAACGGGGCCCGTTTTCCGCCGCTATGTGCGGGGCATTTTGGCGGCGCTTTAA
- a CDS encoding YggS family pyridoxal phosphate-dependent enzyme, which yields MGLPEVLERIAEACQRAGRSPGEVRLVAVTKGRTPEEIRDKVLRYGDFPLGESRVQEALRKMEVLEAEWHLIGHLQRNKAKFAPRFALVHSLDSLRLAEALEGVGAKEGKRLKVLVEVNLGREPQKHGVLEEELPELLARVREMEHLEPLGLMTVPPIGPERVVRPIFKRLSQLADRFGLPERSMGMSDDYVWAVEEGATLVRIGRALFVD from the coding sequence ATGGGGCTTCCCGAGGTTTTGGAGCGCATCGCCGAAGCCTGCCAAAGGGCGGGGCGAAGCCCAGGGGAGGTGCGCCTGGTGGCGGTGACCAAGGGGCGCACCCCGGAGGAGATCCGGGACAAGGTCCTCCGCTACGGGGACTTCCCCTTGGGGGAAAGCCGGGTGCAGGAGGCCCTGAGGAAGATGGAGGTCCTCGAGGCGGAGTGGCACCTCATCGGCCACCTCCAGCGCAACAAGGCCAAGTTCGCCCCCCGGTTTGCCCTCGTCCACTCCCTGGACTCCTTGCGCCTGGCGGAGGCCCTGGAGGGGGTGGGGGCCAAGGAGGGGAAGCGGCTTAAGGTCCTGGTGGAGGTGAACCTGGGCCGGGAGCCGCAGAAACACGGGGTTTTGGAGGAGGAGCTTCCCGAGCTCCTCGCCCGGGTGCGGGAGATGGAGCACCTGGAGCCCCTGGGCCTCATGACCGTGCCCCCCATAGGCCCCGAAAGGGTGGTCCGCCCCATCTTCAAAAGGCTTTCCCAGCTCGCCGACCGCTTCGGCCTTCCCGAGCGCTCCATGGGCATGTCGGACGATTACGTCTGGGCGGTGGAGGAGGGGGCCACCCTGGTGCGGATCGGGCGGGCCCTTTTTGTAGACTAG
- a CDS encoding DivIVA domain-containing protein has product MDLTPLDVRYQEFPTSLRGYQKEAVRGYLARVAEVMEALIQENEALKERVRALEEEAARLKEAEGELRRAVVAAEKIARELKAQAEREAELIKKEAQAAKEQVLREAAEELRRIRGEIEQARREKALFLAQFKGLLEGYLESLRRLEGEA; this is encoded by the coding sequence ATGGACCTAACCCCTTTGGACGTGCGCTACCAGGAGTTCCCCACGAGCCTTCGCGGCTACCAGAAGGAGGCGGTGCGGGGCTACCTGGCCCGGGTGGCGGAGGTGATGGAGGCCCTCATCCAGGAGAACGAGGCCCTCAAGGAGCGGGTGCGGGCCCTGGAGGAGGAAGCTGCCCGGCTCAAGGAGGCGGAAGGGGAGCTGAGGCGGGCGGTGGTGGCGGCGGAGAAGATCGCCCGCGAGCTCAAGGCCCAGGCGGAACGGGAGGCCGAGCTCATCAAGAAGGAGGCCCAGGCGGCCAAGGAGCAGGTCCTAAGGGAGGCGGCGGAGGAGCTTAGGCGCATCCGTGGAGAGATTGAGCAAGCTAGGCGGGAGAAGGCCCTTTTCCTCGCCCAGTTCAAGGGGCTTTTGGAAGGGTATCTGGAGTCCTTGCGGCGGCTGGAAGGGGAGGCTTAA
- a CDS encoding YdcF family protein, producing the protein MRPLWLAFLLLPALAQGDYAWIVVLGAAQYGGRPSPALERRLQAALSLYQKGLAPRIAVAGGKAPGDRWSEGEVGCRYLKARGVPEEALLCETQSQNTYENLLFLKPYLRGPVLLVTDAPHLPRALFLARLLGIPAQGHPVPGPYPLGYWVREALYRLWLYLGLRPLPGGLKPPLPAAARTPDTLPKAP; encoded by the coding sequence GTGCGCCCGCTTTGGCTCGCCTTCCTCCTCCTCCCCGCCCTCGCCCAAGGGGACTACGCCTGGATCGTGGTCCTGGGGGCAGCCCAGTACGGGGGAAGACCCTCCCCCGCCCTGGAGCGGCGCCTTCAGGCCGCCCTCTCCCTCTACCAAAAGGGCCTTGCCCCCCGGATCGCCGTGGCCGGGGGGAAAGCCCCGGGGGACCGGTGGAGCGAGGGGGAGGTGGGCTGCCGCTACCTAAAGGCCAGGGGGGTGCCCGAGGAGGCCCTCCTCTGCGAAACGCAAAGCCAAAACACCTACGAGAACCTCCTCTTCCTTAAGCCTTACCTAAGGGGCCCCGTCCTCCTGGTCACCGACGCCCCCCACCTCCCCCGGGCCCTCTTCCTGGCCCGGCTCCTGGGGATACCGGCCCAGGGCCACCCCGTGCCCGGCCCCTACCCCTTGGGCTACTGGGTACGGGAAGCCCTCTACCGCCTTTGGCTCTACCTGGGCCTAAGGCCCCTTCCCGGCGGGCTTAAGCCTCCCCTTCCAGCCGCCGCAAGGACTCCAGATACCCTTCCAAAAGCCCCTTGA
- the hflX gene encoding GTPase HflX has product MEKIFGRTEGLKKSELKKLSNLYRRRVPPERVITPELAQALALLSAEVGRPLSLLLDREGRVVRVGVGDAKELPIPEGARAERRLSGFRLLHTHLSPGGLSRPDLSVLFLNRLDSMAALEVAEGRPTTLHLAFLSPPKALEEDWRILPPKPYFQYLELDHRKEVEALEEELARQARVRELQDGSGERAILVGVDLGEGPEAEAGLRELAELTRTAGGVPVKKVLVYRKALDPRYLVGLGKLEELKSLAYHENASTLIFGLELSPAQAREIEKATGLKVLDRTQLILDIFALHAKTPEAQAQVELAQLKYLLPRLVGKGKELSRLGGGIGTRGPGETKLEVDRRRLQERIAHLSRKLEEYAKRREEARRQRKRRGVPLIAVVGYTNAGKTTLLQALARGGEPGEDKLFATLRPLTRRGFLPGVGEVLFTDTVGFIRKMPEELLTAFRATLEEVREADLLVHVLDASEEGGLERYRVVEALLEELGVEAPRVLALSKADRAAPYDVYYLQERLGGVPVSALKGTGLPELRAALAEALLRAGARPQAWAQYT; this is encoded by the coding sequence TTGGAGAAGATCTTTGGTAGGACGGAAGGGCTCAAGAAGAGCGAGCTTAAGAAGCTTTCCAACCTGTACCGCCGCCGGGTGCCCCCGGAGCGGGTCATCACCCCCGAACTCGCCCAGGCCTTGGCCCTCCTCTCGGCGGAGGTGGGCCGCCCCCTAAGCCTCCTTCTGGACCGGGAGGGCCGGGTGGTGCGGGTGGGGGTGGGGGACGCCAAGGAGCTTCCCATCCCCGAGGGGGCGAGGGCGGAGCGCAGGCTTTCCGGCTTCCGCCTCCTCCACACCCACCTTTCCCCCGGGGGGCTTTCCCGGCCCGACCTTTCCGTGCTCTTCCTCAACCGGCTGGACAGCATGGCCGCCCTCGAGGTGGCGGAGGGGAGGCCCACCACGCTCCACCTGGCCTTCCTCTCCCCGCCCAAGGCCCTGGAGGAGGACTGGCGCATCCTGCCCCCTAAGCCCTACTTCCAATACCTGGAGTTGGACCACCGCAAGGAGGTGGAGGCCCTGGAGGAGGAGCTCGCCCGCCAGGCCCGGGTGCGGGAACTCCAGGACGGAAGCGGGGAGCGGGCCATCCTGGTGGGGGTGGACCTGGGGGAAGGCCCCGAGGCGGAGGCGGGCCTAAGGGAGCTCGCCGAACTCACCCGCACCGCTGGGGGCGTGCCGGTGAAGAAGGTCCTGGTCTACCGCAAGGCCCTGGACCCGCGCTACCTGGTGGGGCTTGGCAAGCTGGAGGAGCTCAAAAGCCTCGCCTACCACGAGAACGCCTCCACCCTGATCTTCGGCCTGGAGCTTTCCCCCGCCCAGGCCCGGGAGATAGAAAAGGCCACGGGCCTTAAGGTCCTGGACCGCACCCAGCTCATCCTGGACATCTTCGCCCTCCACGCCAAGACCCCCGAGGCCCAGGCCCAGGTGGAGCTGGCCCAGCTCAAGTACCTCCTCCCCCGCCTGGTGGGGAAGGGGAAGGAGCTGAGCCGCCTTGGCGGCGGGATCGGCACCCGGGGCCCCGGGGAGACCAAGCTGGAGGTGGACCGGAGGCGGCTCCAGGAAAGGATCGCCCACCTGAGCCGCAAGCTGGAGGAGTACGCCAAAAGGCGGGAGGAGGCGAGGCGGCAAAGGAAGCGCCGGGGCGTGCCCCTCATCGCCGTGGTGGGCTACACCAACGCCGGGAAGACCACCCTCCTCCAGGCCCTGGCCCGGGGCGGGGAGCCGGGGGAGGACAAGCTCTTCGCCACCCTAAGGCCCCTCACCCGGCGGGGCTTTCTGCCCGGGGTGGGGGAGGTGCTCTTCACGGACACCGTGGGCTTCATCCGGAAGATGCCGGAGGAGCTCCTCACGGCCTTCCGGGCCACCCTCGAGGAGGTGCGGGAGGCGGACCTCTTGGTCCACGTCCTGGACGCTTCCGAGGAAGGGGGCTTGGAGCGGTACCGGGTGGTGGAGGCCCTCCTCGAGGAGCTTGGGGTGGAGGCCCCGCGGGTCCTCGCCCTTTCCAAGGCGGACCGGGCGGCCCCGTACGACGTCTACTACCTCCAGGAGCGGCTTGGGGGGGTGCCGGTTTCCGCCCTGAAGGGCACGGGGCTTCCCGAGCTCAGGGCGGCCTTGGCCGAGGCGCTCCTTCGGGCCGGGGCCAGGCCCCAGGCCTGGGCTCAGTACACGTGA